From the Thermococcus guaymasensis DSM 11113 genome, one window contains:
- a CDS encoding 4Fe-4S dicluster domain-containing protein — protein MSLSPLVPTVLRNLFKKPATNLFPRAEPVPVPENFRGQIKYNVDKCVGCRMCVTVCPAGVFVFLPEIRKVALWTARCVYCKQCVDVCPTGALQMSDEFLLASYDNYDDKFIPLKPEKVEEIKKKLEEQKKAKEKAKAEKKEQSKA, from the coding sequence GTGAGCCTCTCACCCCTCGTCCCCACAGTGCTTAGAAACCTGTTCAAGAAACCAGCAACCAACCTCTTCCCCAGGGCCGAGCCAGTGCCGGTTCCAGAGAACTTCAGAGGCCAGATAAAGTACAACGTGGACAAGTGCGTCGGCTGCAGGATGTGCGTTACTGTCTGTCCAGCGGGCGTCTTCGTATTCCTGCCCGAGATAAGGAAAGTTGCACTCTGGACGGCCCGCTGCGTCTACTGCAAGCAGTGCGTTGACGTCTGCCCGACAGGAGCACTCCAGATGAGCGACGAGTTCCTGCTGGCGAGCTACGACAACTACGACGACAAGTTCATACCCCTCAAGCCCGAGAAGGTAGAGGAGATTAAGAAGAAGCTGGAAGAGCAGAAGAAGGCAAAGGAAAAAGCCAAAGCTGAGAAGAAGGAGCAGTCAAAGGCTTGA
- a CDS encoding NADH-quinone oxidoreductase subunit C gives MADDNAVMEKVEVKEPTKEETVADAIKSRFPSAQVEIKENKWGRRRVWVRVPREDYKALMKFIVELDPEAHYSIGIEQDYGEELGYMSHILMNYEDAPGVSLLVEVRAPKDDPVIPDISDVFPIAVQYEREAAEMMGIIFEGIPDSRRLFLPDDFPEGIYPLRLDDKGIPEEMVHNAGHPYYIKGGGK, from the coding sequence ATGGCTGACGATAACGCAGTCATGGAGAAAGTTGAGGTTAAGGAACCGACCAAGGAAGAGACCGTTGCAGATGCCATAAAGAGCCGTTTCCCCAGCGCACAGGTCGAGATAAAGGAGAACAAGTGGGGAAGAAGGCGCGTCTGGGTGAGAGTCCCGAGGGAGGACTATAAAGCCCTCATGAAGTTCATCGTTGAGCTCGACCCTGAGGCCCATTACTCGATAGGCATTGAGCAGGACTACGGTGAGGAACTGGGCTACATGAGCCACATCCTTATGAACTACGAGGACGCTCCGGGAGTTTCACTGCTCGTCGAGGTCAGGGCACCCAAGGACGACCCCGTCATTCCAGACATCAGCGACGTCTTCCCGATAGCGGTTCAGTACGAGAGGGAAGCGGCGGAGATGATGGGCATAATCTTTGAGGGCATCCCCGACAGCAGGAGGCTCTTCCTCCCGGACGACTTCCCGGAGGGCATCTACCCGCTCAGGCTTGACGATAAAGGCATCCCTGAGGAGATGGTGCACAACGCAGGCCACCCGTACTACATAAAGGGGGGAGGTAAATGA
- the mnhG gene encoding monovalent cation/H(+) antiporter subunit G — MSWVNYLIYAFLAINITFNLLGSIALHRFPDVYTRLHGATKCTTFGTIFAVFAVAAHALYQLHVTGDAKYLQMTLHSFVALIALLLTNPVGAHAIAKAAHLSGYKPVKAVVDAYEEKLGGGKE; from the coding sequence ATGAGCTGGGTTAACTACCTGATTTACGCCTTCCTCGCGATAAACATCACCTTCAACCTCCTCGGGAGCATAGCCCTCCACCGCTTCCCTGACGTTTACACGAGGCTTCACGGCGCGACCAAGTGCACGACCTTCGGAACGATATTCGCCGTTTTCGCGGTTGCGGCCCACGCCCTCTACCAGCTCCACGTCACGGGTGATGCAAAGTACCTCCAGATGACCCTTCACAGCTTCGTAGCTTTAATAGCGCTCCTTCTCACGAACCCGGTCGGAGCGCACGCCATAGCAAAGGCCGCGCACCTGAGCGGTTACAAGCCGGTCAAGGCCGTTGTTGATGCCTACGAGGAGAAGCTCGGAGGTGGTAAGGAATGA
- a CDS encoding monovalent cation/H+ antiporter subunit E — MPFIVAFVFAYVLWLVLTAGTNGLLWSTQELIAGLIFAGIIGYATKDVVGEKSIRFLNPIKWLEGIAYAPVLFWGMTKANLDVAYRVITGRINPGIVRVPVDLENDAQYTIMSNSITLTPGTLTIDACPDEKALYVHWINVKDPHPKSSEPVAGPFEKWARRLGK; from the coding sequence TTGCCCTTCATAGTCGCGTTCGTCTTCGCCTACGTCCTCTGGCTCGTTCTAACGGCCGGAACTAACGGACTACTCTGGAGCACGCAGGAACTCATAGCGGGCCTGATATTCGCTGGAATAATCGGATACGCAACAAAAGACGTCGTTGGGGAGAAATCGATCCGCTTCCTCAACCCGATCAAATGGCTTGAAGGGATTGCCTACGCCCCTGTCCTATTCTGGGGAATGACCAAGGCAAACCTCGACGTTGCCTACCGTGTCATAACCGGCAGAATAAACCCAGGAATAGTGCGCGTCCCAGTCGACCTTGAAAACGACGCCCAGTACACCATCATGAGCAACTCAATAACCCTGACGCCGGGAACGCTCACCATAGATGCTTGTCCGGATGAAAAGGCCCTCTACGTCCACTGGATAAACGTCAAAGACCCACACCCGAAGAGCTCTGAGCCAGTTGCAGGTCCGTTCGAAAAGTGGGCCAGGAGGCTGGGAAAATGA
- a CDS encoding proton-conducting transporter transmembrane domain-containing protein gives MNAEAILPYLIIIPLFGAFSMPIVSLAGKKAREAWAVIISGATLVVASALFYHVWDTKEIIVYTLGAKTPFGQGVDFPIRIVWEVDLFSAIMALTVAFVSFVTVIYSIDYMKHDTGLDKYYTLILVLELGMLGIAITGDLFNFYVFLEIMSIASYALVAFRNDTWEGIEAGIKYMFVGSIASSFVLLGIALLYGQYGTLTMGYLAIKLLQNPTVTAKVALALFIAGLLFKSGAAPVHMWLADAHPAAPSSISAMLSGLVIKVGGIYALARILFSIYSPLGNKILEVYHQPYINMSAVGWVIIIFACLTLIIGNAMAVIQTDMKRLLAYSSVGQIGYILLGLGIGLTAYGSHTGEVALAGAIYHTVNHALMKALLFLVAGAVIHEVGTRNLNELSGLAKTMPKTTFAFLIGAAAIVGLPPLNGFASKWLIYESSAIYNPVLGAIAIIGTAFCTAAYVRVLYTFFGRPSEKIANAKDPETSMMLPMFLLVLAIVVMGLFPWQISDKVMIPAARMLEQFNFEYIKALISLAGGA, from the coding sequence ATGAACGCGGAAGCGATACTCCCTTACCTCATAATCATCCCGCTCTTCGGAGCGTTCTCGATGCCTATAGTTAGCCTCGCAGGGAAGAAGGCGAGGGAGGCATGGGCGGTCATAATCAGCGGTGCGACCTTGGTCGTTGCCTCAGCCCTATTCTACCACGTCTGGGACACCAAGGAAATCATAGTCTACACCCTCGGTGCAAAGACGCCGTTCGGCCAGGGGGTTGACTTCCCCATCAGGATAGTCTGGGAGGTTGACCTCTTCAGCGCAATAATGGCACTAACCGTGGCCTTTGTGTCGTTTGTGACAGTAATCTACTCCATCGACTACATGAAGCACGACACCGGCCTCGACAAGTACTATACGCTCATACTCGTCCTCGAGCTCGGAATGCTTGGCATAGCCATAACCGGCGACCTGTTCAACTTCTACGTCTTCCTCGAAATCATGAGTATAGCCAGCTACGCCCTCGTCGCCTTCAGGAACGACACCTGGGAGGGCATTGAAGCGGGCATAAAATACATGTTCGTCGGTTCAATAGCCAGCTCGTTTGTCCTCCTCGGCATAGCGCTCCTCTACGGTCAGTACGGAACCCTCACGATGGGTTACCTGGCGATTAAACTCCTGCAGAACCCGACCGTTACGGCAAAGGTCGCTTTAGCACTTTTCATAGCTGGACTGCTCTTCAAGAGCGGTGCTGCACCTGTTCATATGTGGTTGGCGGATGCACACCCTGCGGCACCCAGCAGCATCTCGGCTATGCTTTCAGGCCTGGTCATCAAAGTAGGTGGAATCTACGCGCTCGCGAGGATACTCTTCAGCATCTACAGCCCGCTGGGCAACAAAATACTCGAAGTGTACCACCAGCCCTACATTAACATGAGTGCTGTGGGGTGGGTCATCATAATCTTCGCATGCCTGACGCTAATAATAGGGAACGCAATGGCCGTAATCCAGACCGACATGAAGAGGCTCTTAGCTTATTCTTCAGTGGGCCAGATAGGCTACATCCTCCTCGGCCTTGGAATAGGCTTAACAGCTTATGGAAGCCACACTGGCGAGGTTGCGCTCGCCGGTGCGATCTACCACACCGTTAACCACGCGCTCATGAAGGCGCTCCTCTTCCTTGTTGCCGGTGCGGTAATTCACGAGGTTGGCACGAGGAACTTGAACGAGCTGAGCGGACTGGCAAAGACCATGCCGAAGACCACATTCGCGTTCCTCATCGGAGCGGCAGCGATAGTCGGCCTCCCACCGCTGAACGGCTTCGCCAGCAAGTGGCTCATCTACGAGAGCTCGGCCATATACAACCCGGTTCTCGGTGCGATAGCCATAATCGGAACGGCTTTCTGTACCGCCGCCTATGTCAGGGTGCTCTACACGTTCTTCGGCAGACCGAGCGAGAAGATAGCGAATGCAAAAGATCCCGAGACCTCAATGATGCTCCCAATGTTCCTGCTCGTGCTCGCAATAGTCGTCATGGGCCTCTTCCCGTGGCAGATAAGCGACAAGGTAATGATACCCGCGGCCCGGATGCTGGAGCAGTTCAATTTCGAGTACATAAAAGCCCTGATAAGCCTTGCAGGGGGTGCGTGA
- a CDS encoding NADH-quinone oxidoreductase subunit B family protein, producing MSIKVPADQNKTNVATSEREKLEKRIAQLCRFIGRSPWVFHVNSGSCNGCDIEIIAILTPRYDAERFGVKLVGSPRHADILLVTGPVTNQSLERVKLVYEQTPDPKIVMAVGACPTGGSVFYESPFTNAPLSNVIPVDVYVPGCPPRPEAILYGVVLALEKLAKILKGKVPEGEE from the coding sequence ATGAGCATCAAGGTTCCCGCTGACCAGAACAAGACGAATGTGGCCACGAGCGAGCGTGAGAAGCTGGAGAAGAGAATTGCCCAGCTGTGTCGCTTCATAGGGAGGTCGCCCTGGGTCTTCCACGTGAACAGCGGCTCGTGTAACGGCTGCGACATCGAAATCATAGCAATTTTGACACCGAGATACGATGCAGAGCGCTTTGGTGTCAAGCTCGTCGGCAGTCCGAGGCACGCTGACATACTCCTCGTCACAGGCCCGGTAACCAACCAGAGCCTCGAAAGGGTCAAGCTCGTCTACGAGCAGACTCCAGACCCCAAGATAGTCATGGCTGTCGGAGCCTGCCCAACCGGAGGCAGCGTGTTCTACGAGAGCCCCTTCACCAACGCACCCCTGAGCAACGTCATTCCGGTAGACGTCTACGTGCCGGGGTGCCCGCCGAGGCCGGAAGCAATCCTTTACGGCGTCGTCCTGGCCCTCGAAAAGCTTGCTAAAATCCTGAAAGGCAAAGTGCCGGAGGGTGAGGAGTGA
- a CDS encoding Coenzyme F420 hydrogenase/dehydrogenase, beta subunit C-terminal domain, translating to MMPIGENLLGQFRGVYLARAKDEEILRRKVASGGAVTALLCYALDKGLVDGVVTSKRVKGFEGKAVVARNREELLEAAGNSWSIVPFAARIKAKIEEEDLKEVAIVCLPCQAQFFGQMRDFPILETDFGNRIKYIISLFCMGTFAFEAFLNYLRVRYGVRAEDIKDIRLGREFLEVHHDDTVLAIPLKEAYSYLQTGCLVCTDYVGLWSDVSAGFVESEPGWTVLITRNARGEELVKGAEKEGYIELRDGVHVLGDVLKRAREKVARAQRNMAQLF from the coding sequence ATGATGCCAATCGGTGAAAACCTTCTCGGGCAGTTTCGCGGTGTTTACCTTGCCCGGGCGAAGGACGAGGAGATACTCAGGAGGAAGGTCGCGAGCGGTGGAGCGGTAACGGCGCTCCTCTGCTACGCCCTCGATAAGGGACTCGTCGATGGAGTTGTCACTTCAAAAAGGGTGAAGGGGTTCGAGGGCAAAGCCGTTGTCGCGCGCAACAGGGAGGAACTGCTCGAAGCTGCAGGCAACAGCTGGAGCATTGTCCCCTTTGCAGCCAGGATAAAGGCGAAGATTGAGGAGGAGGACCTCAAGGAAGTCGCGATAGTCTGCCTGCCCTGTCAGGCCCAGTTCTTCGGCCAGATGAGGGACTTTCCAATCCTTGAGACGGACTTCGGCAACAGGATTAAGTACATAATCAGCCTGTTCTGCATGGGTACCTTCGCGTTCGAGGCCTTCCTAAATTACCTTCGCGTCCGCTATGGCGTTAGGGCGGAGGACATAAAGGACATCCGCCTGGGAAGGGAGTTCCTGGAGGTTCACCACGACGACACGGTTCTCGCGATACCGCTGAAGGAGGCCTACTCCTACCTCCAGACGGGTTGCCTTGTGTGCACCGACTACGTGGGACTCTGGAGCGACGTCTCTGCTGGATTCGTTGAGAGCGAGCCCGGATGGACGGTACTGATAACGAGAAATGCCCGCGGAGAGGAACTCGTAAAAGGAGCGGAAAAGGAGGGCTACATAGAGCTCCGCGACGGTGTTCACGTCCTCGGAGATGTCCTGAAGAGGGCTAGGGAAAAGGTCGCTAGGGCGCAGAGGAACATGGCACAGCTGTTCTGA
- a CDS encoding NADH-quinone oxidoreductase subunit B family protein, with the protein MLMEKLKVLHVDFAGCEGCNVSIIRAYPKLMKDIELDISYLRDGPPKYDEYDVALITGGACMNEPRVLEELKEIREKARVVVAFGSCAALGGILRFARGGQEPRPDHRNFQPINSVIPVDYSIPGCPPTPQMLQSFFKFFMAGNESRLRLFKVTAGLKKLSGFDLIDDVVLTGLCIGCGACELSCPTGAIKLVDKRPTLIQERCIRCGTCYIRCPRASQLMCLGGEKP; encoded by the coding sequence ATGCTCATGGAGAAGCTCAAGGTTCTTCACGTGGATTTTGCCGGGTGTGAGGGGTGCAACGTCAGCATAATCAGGGCGTATCCAAAGCTGATGAAGGACATAGAGCTCGACATTTCCTACCTCCGCGACGGCCCTCCCAAGTACGACGAATACGACGTAGCTCTGATAACAGGTGGAGCCTGCATGAACGAACCGAGGGTTCTCGAAGAGCTGAAGGAGATAAGGGAGAAGGCCAGGGTCGTTGTCGCCTTTGGTTCGTGCGCAGCACTCGGCGGAATACTGCGCTTCGCCCGCGGGGGCCAGGAGCCGAGGCCCGACCACAGGAACTTCCAGCCGATAAACAGCGTGATACCAGTTGACTACTCCATCCCGGGCTGTCCCCCAACACCGCAGATGCTCCAGTCCTTCTTCAAGTTCTTCATGGCGGGGAACGAGTCGAGGCTCAGGCTGTTCAAGGTAACCGCTGGCTTAAAGAAGCTGAGCGGATTTGACCTCATCGACGACGTAGTTCTCACGGGCCTGTGCATAGGCTGTGGTGCCTGCGAGCTTTCGTGCCCAACCGGCGCGATAAAGCTTGTGGATAAAAGACCGACCCTGATCCAGGAGAGGTGTATCCGTTGCGGAACCTGTTACATCCGCTGTCCGCGTGCGTCCCAGTTAATGTGCCTTGGGGGTGAAAAGCCATGA
- a CDS encoding Na(+)/H(+) antiporter subunit B, whose product MRPRCGTDMGLIVKTSARAIIPLIGIFGTYIVAHGHLTPGGGFQGGATIAGAGVLFLVAFGLNEMRKHYNKHLYSALEGLGGLAFLGAAMLGIGTAFFYNTLWHNGPILNGKPGTLLSAGFLPIMNLAVGLKVFTGLVSALVAIAMYRRWKS is encoded by the coding sequence ATGAGACCGAGGTGCGGCACCGACATGGGACTGATCGTGAAGACCTCGGCGAGGGCAATAATCCCGCTCATAGGCATCTTTGGAACCTACATAGTGGCCCACGGGCACCTCACCCCAGGAGGTGGCTTCCAGGGAGGGGCCACGATAGCGGGAGCCGGAGTGCTCTTCCTCGTGGCATTCGGCCTCAACGAGATGAGGAAGCACTACAACAAGCACCTCTACTCGGCCCTTGAGGGACTTGGCGGTCTAGCCTTCCTCGGTGCTGCGATGCTCGGCATAGGCACGGCGTTCTTCTACAACACACTATGGCACAACGGGCCTATACTCAACGGAAAGCCCGGGACGCTTCTCTCAGCTGGATTTCTACCCATAATGAACCTCGCCGTTGGCCTTAAGGTCTTCACGGGTCTCGTGAGCGCTCTAGTTGCCATAGCCATGTACAGGAGGTGGAAGTCATGA
- a CDS encoding NADH-quinone oxidoreductase subunit K, translated as MIQFQFITAFLLIVLGIYAFLAKRNLIKLVLAMDIIDSGIHLLLISLGYRRELNEVPTAPIYTGYETLKNPMVGPLPQALVLTSIVIGVCVLSLAVALVINAYRHYGTLDVRALRRLRG; from the coding sequence ATGATCCAGTTTCAGTTCATAACGGCCTTCCTGCTCATAGTCCTCGGAATATACGCCTTCCTCGCGAAGAGAAACCTGATCAAGCTGGTTCTTGCCATGGACATCATCGACTCGGGGATACACCTGCTCCTGATAAGTCTCGGCTACCGCAGGGAGCTGAATGAAGTCCCGACCGCGCCGATTTACACCGGCTACGAGACCTTGAAGAACCCGATGGTCGGCCCGCTCCCGCAGGCTCTGGTCCTCACGAGCATAGTCATCGGTGTCTGCGTTCTCTCACTGGCCGTGGCTTTGGTGATAAACGCCTACCGCCACTACGGAACCCTTGACGTGAGAGCCCTCAGGAGGTTGAGGGGATGA
- a CDS encoding cation:proton antiporter, with product MIEPVFFYSALIISVAAFLAILRVLLGPSVPDRVVGVDTLNTLVVAAMVLLGAAYDRTIYIDIAIVYALLSYIGTLIIARYLQGGLE from the coding sequence ATGATTGAGCCAGTCTTTTTTTACTCGGCGCTGATAATCTCGGTTGCGGCGTTCTTAGCTATACTCAGGGTTCTCCTTGGGCCAAGCGTCCCGGACAGGGTCGTCGGGGTTGACACACTCAACACGCTCGTCGTCGCGGCAATGGTTCTCTTAGGAGCCGCATACGACAGGACGATTTACATCGACATCGCGATAGTCTACGCGCTCCTCAGCTACATCGGGACGCTCATAATCGCGAGATACCTCCAGGGGGGATTGGAATGA
- the mbhE gene encoding hydrogen gas-evolving membrane-bound hydrogenase subunit E has protein sequence MKRTIAYLSLLFILGVLLYVANPDYGLKFGPGGDDWKNLRYTDDYYITHGVEEVGGTNIVTDIVFDYRGYDTIGEATVLFTAIAGAVALTRPWRGDEQ, from the coding sequence ATGAAGAGAACGATAGCTTACCTTTCACTGCTCTTCATCCTCGGGGTGCTTCTCTACGTTGCAAACCCCGACTACGGCCTCAAGTTCGGCCCGGGCGGAGACGACTGGAAGAACCTGCGCTACACCGATGACTACTACATCACCCACGGTGTGGAAGAGGTCGGCGGTACGAACATTGTCACCGATATAGTGTTCGACTACCGTGGCTACGATACGATTGGAGAGGCGACCGTTCTGTTCACGGCCATAGCCGGTGCGGTGGCCCTCACGAGGCCCTGGAGGGGGGATGAGCAATGA
- a CDS encoding hydrogenase large subunit has translation MTEKVEYWVKVPIGPIHPGLEEPEKFILTLDGERIINVDVKLGYNLRGIQWISYRRNYVQMMYLVERICGICSFSHNHTYSRAVEEAAGIEVPERAEYIRAIVGELERIHSHLLNIGVIGHDIGYDTVLHLTWLAREKVMDVLEAISGNRVNYSMVTIGGVRRDIDDKGKRLILDLIKYYRSIMPQIEEVFLHDPTIEARLRDTAVISRRIAREYGAVGPTARGSGLKVDARWSEGLGVYPDLGVKPVLPQDVTGEKPHGDVYDRTAVRIGEIHQSLELLEHALDQMPDGKIKAFPKDNVLVAKLKIMVDGEGVGRYEAPRGELVHYVRGKRGSDKPLRWKAREPTFPNIFTIAKGLVGNQVADVVVAIASIDPCLSCTDRVAVIQDGKRKVLTERDLIKASIEKTREINPDVKGDPSPLGVGCAR, from the coding sequence ATGACCGAGAAGGTCGAGTACTGGGTAAAGGTCCCAATCGGGCCAATTCACCCCGGCTTAGAAGAGCCCGAGAAGTTCATACTCACCCTTGACGGCGAGAGGATAATCAACGTTGACGTCAAGCTCGGTTACAACCTTCGCGGGATTCAGTGGATATCATACCGGAGGAACTACGTCCAGATGATGTACCTGGTAGAGAGAATCTGCGGCATCTGCTCATTCTCGCACAACCACACCTACAGCAGGGCCGTCGAGGAGGCAGCAGGCATAGAGGTGCCTGAGAGGGCCGAGTACATACGCGCCATAGTGGGTGAGCTTGAGAGAATTCACTCCCACCTGCTCAACATCGGTGTCATCGGCCACGACATAGGCTACGATACGGTTCTCCACCTCACATGGCTGGCGCGTGAGAAGGTCATGGACGTCCTCGAGGCCATCTCGGGGAACCGCGTGAACTACTCGATGGTGACCATCGGTGGTGTGAGAAGGGACATAGACGATAAGGGCAAGAGGCTCATCCTCGACCTGATAAAGTACTACAGGAGCATAATGCCTCAGATAGAGGAGGTATTCCTCCACGACCCGACCATAGAGGCTCGTCTGAGGGACACTGCAGTCATAAGCAGGCGCATCGCCAGGGAGTACGGTGCCGTTGGCCCGACCGCCAGGGGTTCTGGGTTAAAGGTTGACGCCAGGTGGAGCGAGGGGCTCGGCGTTTATCCAGATCTTGGAGTTAAGCCGGTGCTCCCGCAGGATGTCACCGGGGAGAAACCGCACGGCGACGTTTACGACAGGACGGCGGTGAGGATTGGGGAAATCCACCAGAGCCTTGAGCTCCTCGAACACGCGCTCGACCAGATGCCAGACGGAAAAATCAAGGCCTTCCCGAAGGACAACGTCCTCGTCGCCAAGCTCAAGATTATGGTCGACGGGGAGGGAGTTGGAAGGTACGAGGCACCGCGTGGCGAGCTTGTACACTACGTCCGCGGAAAGAGGGGCTCGGACAAGCCGCTCCGCTGGAAGGCGAGGGAACCGACCTTCCCGAACATCTTCACCATCGCCAAGGGGCTGGTGGGCAACCAGGTCGCGGACGTCGTGGTTGCCATTGCCTCAATAGACCCGTGCCTCAGCTGTACGGACAGGGTTGCTGTGATTCAGGACGGAAAGAGGAAAGTCCTCACAGAGAGAGACCTCATCAAGGCCTCGATAGAGAAGACGCGCGAGATCAACCCGGACGTTAAGGGCGACCCGAGCCCGCTCGGAGTGGGTTGTGCGAGGTGA
- a CDS encoding DUF4040 domain-containing protein — protein sequence MNALTLDMAIQAIILIGVLITAYLTIRFRDLLAAALSSTAMSLLLSLEFYMLHAPDVAIAEAAVGAGIVTALVVYGIAKTERWEVER from the coding sequence ATGAACGCCCTCACCCTTGACATGGCAATTCAGGCAATCATCCTCATAGGCGTTCTAATCACGGCCTACCTCACGATTAGATTCAGAGACCTTCTCGCGGCAGCCCTGTCTTCTACCGCTATGAGTCTGCTTCTCAGCCTGGAGTTTTACATGCTCCACGCGCCTGACGTTGCGATAGCAGAGGCAGCAGTCGGAGCTGGCATCGTTACCGCTCTTGTGGTTTACGGCATAGCGAAGACCGAGAGATGGGAGGTGGAACGATGA
- a CDS encoding respiratory chain complex I subunit 1 family protein has product MDVMANIVYPVAGLIGLYAFVSLASLVWEGIDRKLVARMQRRVGPPLLQPIYDFLKLASKETIVPNTANYMFRAAPVLALATTIALLAYTPMGFEPLLSSRGDVIVFIYLLTLICFFKILGAISSGSPYAKIGAAREAAIMVSREPAMMLAIFAIMWRLGKLGVEKPFSMGVFYQHNIWEIGTPLSFVGAIILLYVFCVWLASEIEAGYFNIPDAEEEIAEGALAEYSGRYLALLKLTKALKTYIGASLVVSIFFPWGIAGYLNLSGISADIVNLLFHTLKVFILLFAVQSVFRATTGRLKITQAVELLWKNVLPASIIGTLLIAMEVIM; this is encoded by the coding sequence ATGGACGTCATGGCAAACATCGTCTATCCTGTAGCAGGCCTGATAGGCCTCTACGCCTTCGTCTCACTAGCCTCACTCGTCTGGGAGGGAATAGACAGGAAGCTGGTCGCGAGGATGCAGAGGAGGGTCGGCCCGCCGCTCCTCCAGCCAATCTATGACTTCCTCAAGCTGGCGAGCAAGGAGACAATAGTCCCCAACACCGCCAACTACATGTTCAGAGCGGCACCTGTGCTCGCCTTGGCGACGACTATAGCGCTACTCGCCTACACCCCAATGGGCTTCGAACCGCTGCTCTCAAGCAGGGGAGACGTCATCGTCTTCATCTACCTCCTTACGCTGATATGCTTCTTCAAGATACTCGGTGCAATAAGCTCGGGAAGCCCCTACGCAAAGATAGGTGCGGCGAGGGAAGCGGCGATAATGGTCTCAAGAGAGCCGGCCATGATGCTGGCAATCTTCGCAATAATGTGGCGCCTCGGAAAGCTCGGCGTCGAGAAGCCGTTCAGCATGGGGGTCTTCTACCAGCACAACATCTGGGAGATAGGGACCCCGCTCAGCTTCGTAGGTGCAATAATCCTCCTCTACGTCTTCTGCGTCTGGCTGGCGAGCGAGATAGAGGCCGGGTACTTCAACATACCCGACGCGGAGGAGGAGATAGCCGAAGGTGCCCTTGCCGAGTACAGCGGACGTTACTTGGCCCTGTTAAAGCTCACAAAGGCCCTCAAGACATACATAGGAGCGTCGCTCGTCGTGTCAATATTCTTCCCGTGGGGAATAGCGGGCTACCTCAACCTCAGCGGGATTTCAGCGGACATCGTGAACCTGCTCTTCCACACGCTCAAGGTCTTCATCCTGCTCTTCGCAGTTCAGAGCGTCTTCAGGGCCACCACCGGCAGGCTCAAAATAACGCAAGCCGTTGAGCTTCTCTGGAAGAACGTCCTCCCAGCCTCAATCATCGGCACCCTCCTCATAGCAATGGAGGTGATAATGTGA